In the genome of Aequorivita sp. H23M31, the window AAAAAAGGTCTAAAAAACTGGGCGGTCTTTTCAGGAATAGCAATTCAAATGGGAGTTACTATTGGATTGGCAGCCTTTATTGGGGTTAAACTTGATGAAAATTACCCGAATAAATATCCCATTTATACTATAATTCTTTCCTTGTTTGGAGTTTTCATTTCACTTTATGCCTTAATAAAACAACTTCAGAAACTCAATAAGGATGAATAATGTGATAACATTGAAAACTTGGCACTTAACTGTATATATAG includes:
- a CDS encoding AtpZ/AtpI family protein, with translation MSDDGKKGLKNWAVFSGIAIQMGVTIGLAAFIGVKLDENYPNKYPIYTIILSLFGVFISLYALIKQLQKLNKDE